DNA from Terriglobia bacterium:
AATACAGCAGGAGGAGTGACGGTCAAACCAAGAGAGATGGGCGCCGTCTCCCAAACGAACTACCCCGCCCTGGCGAGCCAGGACGGGGCACAGGAACTTTCTTGGATGGCGAAAACTATTGTTTCTGTGTGGCCTCGAAATCGACGAGCGCCTTCAATGTGTCGTAGGGGACGCCGCCAACGTTGCTGATGGGGCGGCCGTTCACGAAGAGCGTTGGGGTGCCGGTGACTTTCACTTTCCTGCCGAGGTCGATCGACTTCTCGATGCGCTCGCGCGTGTCGAGGCTGGCGGCACAGGTGGCGATTTTGGCCGGGTCGGCGCCGGCCTGCTGGGCGTACTGCTTCAGCTTGTCGATTGCGTTCTCCTTGGTGATCTCGCCCTGGTTGGTGTAGATGGCCTCGATGAAAGTGTTGGCGTCCTGATTGCTGGTGCGGTAGATGCAGTCGAGATAGCTGGCGGCCTCCATGGCCCAGGGATGGAGTTCGGCGAGCGGGAAGCTCTGGAAGATGAGGCGGGCGTTAGGTTCGTTGCTGAGCAGGCGGTCGACGATGGGCTGCGCTGCCTTGCAGGCCGGACACTCAAGATCGCCGAACTCGACAATGGTTACGCTGGGCGTGGCCGAGCCGCGGGTTGGGCCAAAGGCCTTTTGCAGGAGTTGGCGGTTGTCGGAGTAAGGATCGGCTCCGAAGGGGATCATTTCGCCGTTGATGGCGTGCTTGCCGTCCGGCATGACGTAGAGTTTGGCGACCTGCTGGCCTTCGGGCGTGCTGGCGAGGGCGGTGACTTCGGCGACGCCGGGGACTTGGGACCAGCGGATGTCGGCGACCTTGAAGTTGAGGTTGGGCTGGAACCCGAACATGCGGTTGTAGAAGGCGAGCACCGTGGCCTGATCGGGGAGCTTGGCGTCGGTGGCCGGGACTTCTTCGGTCTTCTTCTCGGCGGGAGCAGCCGTTTTTGCCGAGTTGGATGTAGATGCTTTCGCGGGCTTGGCGGTCTTTATGGGCGTCTTCGGCGATTGTTGAGCGAACGCAAAGCCAGTCATAAAGGCTGCGCTCGCCATGATCAATGCGATTTTCCTGTACATGGATTCCTTCTGTCCTTCAACTCAAACTCAGACTTCGTGACGGACTGCTATGGGGAAACGGCGTCCCACACCGAACGCCTTTTCCGTGATCTTAATCCCCGGGGCCGCTTGCTGTCGCTTGTACTCTGAACGCTCTATCATCTTTACCACACGGCGCACGAGTTCGATATCCACTTTGCGGGTTTCCGCGATCTGCTCGGCCGAGCGAAGGTCCTCGACATAGTCTTCGAGGATCTGGTCAAGGATGTCGTAGGGCGGCAG
Protein-coding regions in this window:
- a CDS encoding thioredoxin domain-containing protein; its protein translation is MYRKIALIMASAAFMTGFAFAQQSPKTPIKTAKPAKASTSNSAKTAAPAEKKTEEVPATDAKLPDQATVLAFYNRMFGFQPNLNFKVADIRWSQVPGVAEVTALASTPEGQQVAKLYVMPDGKHAINGEMIPFGADPYSDNRQLLQKAFGPTRGSATPSVTIVEFGDLECPACKAAQPIVDRLLSNEPNARLIFQSFPLAELHPWAMEAASYLDCIYRTSNQDANTFIEAIYTNQGEITKENAIDKLKQYAQQAGADPAKIATCAASLDTRERIEKSIDLGRKVKVTGTPTLFVNGRPISNVGGVPYDTLKALVDFEATQKQ